One genomic region from Phragmites australis chromosome 1, lpPhrAust1.1, whole genome shotgun sequence encodes:
- the LOC133885393 gene encoding NAC domain-containing protein JA2L-like — protein MSRPNGEGATDYNEAHVGASDVRFVPSVRELIHGYLQRKLQAIRELDKSFEGSWYFFSPRRRKYGKGERPRRKMGDDAGFWKSTVAKTEILGADGKEVIGYKCGLTFHEYVHEQEVGKLGKRKGIRRSGRCWSWSLSTPPLRTTCWLLNDCMLCKTTNKSLEEEEGQDPGLSQSTEEKEEQQ, from the exons ATGTCTCGGCCAAATGGCGAAGGAGCGACGGACTACAACGAGGCTCACGTGGGCGCCTCCGACGTCCGGTTCGTCCCATCGGTCCGGGAGCTCATCCACGGTTACCTCCAGCGGAAGCTGCAAG cAATACGTGAGCTGGACAAGAGCTTCGAGGGCAGCTGGTACTTCTTCTCTCCGCGGAGGCGCAAGTACGGCAAGGGAGAGCGGCCGAGGCGGAAAATGGGTGACGACGCGGGGTTTTGGAAGTCGACGGTCGCCAAGACGGAGATCCTTGGCGCCGACGGGAAGGAGGTGATCGGGTACAAGTGTGGGCTCACGTTCCACGAGTACGTACACGAGCAAGAAGTGGGCAAGCTGGGGAAGCGGAAGGGAATCCGACGAAGTGGAAGATGCTGGAGTTGGTCTCTATCAACACCGCCGCTGCGAACCACATGCTGGTTG TTGAATGACTGCATGCTGTGCAAGACCACGAACAAgtcattggaggaggaggaggggcaggATCCTGGTTTGTCGCAGAGCacggaggagaaggaggagcagCAGTAA